The following coding sequences lie in one Caproicibacterium argilliputei genomic window:
- a CDS encoding single-stranded DNA-binding protein yields MLHIYGTGRLVAAPEMKQIPSKKTGEARELCSVRIASDNDYPSEKSSFIRLNAWGAKARYLYKAGHKGSYVEFDGELTIPEYDKSVEKQYEPELQISAKGHLRVLVLQKRTAASDDYPEESTPYYGEEEPM; encoded by the coding sequence ATGTTACATATTTACGGGACCGGTCGCTTGGTGGCGGCTCCGGAGATGAAACAGATCCCGTCGAAAAAAACAGGAGAAGCGCGGGAATTGTGTTCCGTCCGGATTGCCAGTGATAATGATTATCCATCTGAAAAATCCTCATTCATTCGCCTGAACGCCTGGGGCGCGAAAGCTCGATATCTGTACAAGGCCGGTCACAAAGGCAGTTATGTGGAGTTTGACGGCGAACTGACAATCCCGGAATATGATAAATCCGTGGAAAAGCAGTATGAGCCGGAACTGCAGATAAGTGCGAAAGGGCATCTGCGCGTCCTGGTTCTGCAGAAGCGCACTGCGGCATCAGACGATTATCCGGAAGAATCCACTCCCTATTACGGAGAGGAGGAACCAATGTGA